The genome window GGGTTCGATCTGGGATTTGGGAATCGAGTCCGGGAAGGCGCTTGCACCCTTGAGAGCGTCGCCACAGGCGATGTGGCCAGCCTCTTCTTCGGACTTCCGTTCGACGAGAACGGCGTCGTACCCCTCGCGAGCGAGAGTCGCCGCGGCGTAACAGCCTGCGGTCCCGGCCCCGACAACGACCACGTCCGGCGAGTGGGTCTCGCGCGTGGCGGTGCTGGCCGACTGTTCCTGCGTGCTCATATCGACAGTGTCGACACCGCGGTAAGAAAACGTTTTTCGTGCCGTTCGACTCGACACGGCGGAAACTCGTCGCGGAACACCACCGGTACCGTCGGGTCAACTGCAGGGACAACCAGCCGATAAAGAGTTTTGGTGCAGTCGTTCGTAGGCGGCCGTATGACAGAGTACACCGTCGAATTCGTCGGGACGGGCGAGACCATCACTTGCTCGGAGAAAGAAACCATTCTCAGTCGTTGTCTCGAAGAGGGAATCGCCCAGGAGTACTCCTGCCGCGTCGGGATGTGTCTGGCCTGCTCGGCGGAGATTCTCGATGGCGAGGTCACCCAACCGGCCGCCCGTGGGTTCACCGAAGCCGAAGCCGAACGCTACGCGCTTACCTGTATGGCTCGCCCACAGTCGGATCTCAAACTCGAGCGTGGGAAGTATCCCCCGAGCATCGACGCCGACCTCGAGGCGAGTGGGGAGACGGGCGCGACGGCCGACGACTGACCGCGGACGAAGACTCGAGGTCGGGGAGGCGAACGCGATTACGCGATGCCGTGAAAACAGCGTACCAGTAGTGTGCGATTACTCGACGAAGTCGATATCGTCGGCCATCTCGGGCTGGACGGCCTCGCCCTCGGGGCGGCCGTAGATCTGTGGCGACTGGACGCCCGTGACGACGATCATCGTGCGCATACTGCCCTCTAAGGTCTCGTCGATCGAGGTACCCCAGATGATGCGGGCGTCGGGATCGATGCGATCGTAGATCTCTTCGACGACGCCTTCGGCCTCTTCGATGGACATATCGTTGCCACCGGTGACGTTGACGAGCGCGGAGTTCGCACCGGAGATGTCGACGTCGAGCAGCGGCGAGCGAAGGGCAGTCTTGACGGAGTCTTCGGCTTTCGCTTCCGAATCGGACTCACCGAGACCGATCATCGCGACGCCGCCACGTTCCATAACGGTTCGGACGTCGGCGAAGTCTAAGTTGACGAGGCCGGGTTTCGTGATCAGTTCCGTGATGCCTTTGACCGAGCGCATCAGCACCTCGTCCGAGACTTTGAACGCCTGGCGGACGGGCAGTTTGCCGACCGAATCGAGCAGCCGGTCGTTCGGGACGACGATGACGGTATCCGAAACGTCGCGCAGACGCTCGAGCCCGGCTTCGGCGTTCGTCCGGCGGACCTCACCTTCTGCAGTAAACGGCGTCGTGACGATCGAGATCGTCAGTGCGCCGGCCTCGCGGGCGGCCTTGGCGACGACGGGGGCCGAGCCGGTGCCGGTGCCACCACCCAGTCCGGCGGTGACGAAGACCATGTCCGAGCCATCGATGGCGTCGTAGATGTCCTGTTGGCTCTCGAGCGCGGCTTCCTCGCCGACCTGTGGGAGCGAACCGGCGCCTCGCCCGCCCGTTTTCTCCTCGCCCATCAGGATCTTGGTGTCGGCGTCGATCTCGACGAGGTGCTGGACGTCGGTGTTCGCAGCGACGAGTTTCGCACCGTGAATACCCTGCTCGAACATCCGGTTGATCGTGTTACCACCTGCACCGCCACAGCCGACGACCGTGATGTCGGTCTGGAGGTCCTGAAGAACGTCTTCCAGTTCGTCGTCGGTCATCGTCCCCGACGGACGGCTACCCGAAGACTCGTCAGGTGCCTGGCCGGAGGGTGCCTCGGGCGGCTCCCCCTCCTCGGCCTCGTCGATGGCGTCGTCGATGAGTGAGTCCATTCTTGGCCGTCCCTATACGACGAAGCGTAATTACCTTTCCCCTGTACGTCAGCCAGGTGTCTGACAGGTTATTATTTTGTTACCTGACAGAGAGATATGATCAATCGACTGAGCGACGAAACCGAGTAAGTACCTCCTAAAGTAAGGTATCTTACTATTCAGATCTCGAACCGATGTGTACGACGCGTTCGAACCCGATCCGGATCGATTCGGGTTCCGTCGACGGTAACCGGTTCGCCGTCTGCGAGCGTGCCGAACTTCGGCCCCTCCGGAACGCCAGCCTCGCGGGCCAACGTGGGATCGAACGCCATCTTCTCAGCAACGACGGCATCGGCCTCGAGAACGACCGCCTCGTACGTTCGCTCGAGCAGCGCAGCCAGTGTCGCCACGAGGTCGTCGTAGGCATCCCCAGCGGGGTCAGGAAACGCCGCCTGCGAGCCGATCCGACTCCCGCCGTTGTCGGTCTCGAAAGCAACGCTCGAGGCGGCGACGGCTGCCCTGACGGCTTCGGGGTCGATTCCCTCGGCGGTTCCGATCAGGTCGGTCGGCAGGTCACAGACCGTGACGGACCGATCCATCCGCTCGCCGAAACGAACGCCGTCGTCGACGTCTCCGAGGGTTGATTCGACGAGGTCGACGAGGTCGAGCGGCCGGTCGCCGACCGTCCGAAGCCATGTCTCGCTGACGACCCGATAGCCCAGTTCGTCGAGCGTCGCTTCGAGCACTGGCCACTCGCCGTCGATGACCGCCAGTTCGGTACCGCTCGCCTCGAACAGCGCCTCGAGCAGGCGCTCGTGAGCGCCAGGGTGATCGAGCGACTCGAGGCCCCAGTCGGCAGCGATGTGCCCCACCGCCCACGGCGTCTCCCGGACGATTCGCTCGAACCGGGGTGCGTAGTGATTGCCGCCGAAGCCGACGACCGCCCGCTCGCGGTGGGGCGAGACGTCCCGAAGCTCGAGGATCGACCGGGCGACGGCTTCGGCACCCGCCGGGTCGTCCCACTGCTCGTCGTCGCTGCCCAGTTCCGCGAACAGCGACGGACAGCCGACGTCAGTCGGGCCGTGGTGGGTACACTCCATCCCGACGTCGTACGCCGCTGGAGCGTACTCGTCGAACGCGACGAGAAGCCGGGCAAGCGCGTTCGGGGCAGCCTCGGCGACGGCGTACGCCGCGCCGCCGAACTCCGCGGGGCCAACGTTGCCGGTGAAGTGGCCCGTCAGCAGCGGACCAGTATCACCGGAGTGTCTCGAGGCGAAGACCAACAGATCAGGATCGCAGTCGAACGCGGCGGCCGGTCGCTCGAGTTCGAGGTGAAACGGCTCGAACGACCGGAGTTCGACACCGTCGGCGCGGAAGTAGGTGCCGCCGCCGTCGGCGTCCGGACGCTCCGCGTCGACGCGTTCTTCCCAGTCGAGCAGCGTCCGCAGGTGCTCACAGACGTGGACCGACGCGCGGTCCGCGCGGCTCTCGACGATCGCCAGCTCGGTCATACCGGTCCTCGAGCGTCGGGTGCCGTTAAGCCGCCGGTTTCACTCGCCGGACACGGCGACGGTCGACGATCATCGTGGGTCGTGGGGCCGATCTCGCTGGGAGACGGATCCTGGCACACAGGGGTTTCAGGGGAAAAGCAGGTAGATGAAGACGGCGTATCCGACGAGAAGGGCCGCACCGTCGAGACGGCTCAGCCGTCGTCCGTGGCCCATCATCGCAACCAACACGACGGTGAAGACGACGAGGGCGGGAAGTTCGAATCGGAGCGTCGACGGTGAGATCGAGATCGGCGTGATCACGGCGACGATCCCGAGCACCGCAAGCACGTTGTAGATGTTCGAACCGACGACGTTTCCGATCGCAAATCCCGTCTCGCCACGGATCGCGCCGACGACCGACGCGGCGAGTTCGGGCAGTGATGTGCCGAGTGCCAGCACGGTGAGCCCGACGAACAGCTCCGAGAAGCCGAGTTCGAACAACAGCCCGCTCCCACCGGCGATAAGCCATCGCGAGCCGAGGACGAGTGCAATCAGTCCACCAAGGACGAACGAGACATCTCTCACATCGATGTCCCTGCCGCCGTCGGGGAGCTCTGCAGCCGGCACTGAGTCGACAGTGGCGGCGTAGACGAGATACGCCGTAAAGCCCGCGAGCACCAGCAAAAAGATCACTCCTTCGAGCTGACCGATCGTGCCGTCGAGCCCGAGTACAACCAGCAAGGCCGCGGCGAACACCATGAACGGGACGTGACGATACATGACCGTCTCGCTGATCGTCAACGGTCGGACGAGTGCTGCAAGCCCAAGGACCAGTCCGACGTTCGCGATGTTAGAGCCGAGTACCGTCCCGAGACCGATATCCGAAGAGACGTCGAGCGCACCGATAGTGGCGACGAACAACTCGGGAGCGGTCGTCGCGAACGCGATCACCGTCACGCC of Natrarchaeobaculum sulfurireducens contains these proteins:
- a CDS encoding 2Fe-2S iron-sulfur cluster-binding protein; this encodes MTEYTVEFVGTGETITCSEKETILSRCLEEGIAQEYSCRVGMCLACSAEILDGEVTQPAARGFTEAEAERYALTCMARPQSDLKLERGKYPPSIDADLEASGETGATADD
- the ftsZ gene encoding cell division protein FtsZ codes for the protein MDSLIDDAIDEAEEGEPPEAPSGQAPDESSGSRPSGTMTDDELEDVLQDLQTDITVVGCGGAGGNTINRMFEQGIHGAKLVAANTDVQHLVEIDADTKILMGEEKTGGRGAGSLPQVGEEAALESQQDIYDAIDGSDMVFVTAGLGGGTGTGSAPVVAKAAREAGALTISIVTTPFTAEGEVRRTNAEAGLERLRDVSDTVIVVPNDRLLDSVGKLPVRQAFKVSDEVLMRSVKGITELITKPGLVNLDFADVRTVMERGGVAMIGLGESDSEAKAEDSVKTALRSPLLDVDISGANSALVNVTGGNDMSIEEAEGVVEEIYDRIDPDARIIWGTSIDETLEGSMRTMIVVTGVQSPQIYGRPEGEAVQPEMADDIDFVE
- a CDS encoding D-aminoacyl-tRNA deacylase, with product MTELAIVESRADRASVHVCEHLRTLLDWEERVDAERPDADGGGTYFRADGVELRSFEPFHLELERPAAAFDCDPDLLVFASRHSGDTGPLLTGHFTGNVGPAEFGGAAYAVAEAAPNALARLLVAFDEYAPAAYDVGMECTHHGPTDVGCPSLFAELGSDDEQWDDPAGAEAVARSILELRDVSPHRERAVVGFGGNHYAPRFERIVRETPWAVGHIAADWGLESLDHPGAHERLLEALFEASGTELAVIDGEWPVLEATLDELGYRVVSETWLRTVGDRPLDLVDLVESTLGDVDDGVRFGERMDRSVTVCDLPTDLIGTAEGIDPEAVRAAVAASSVAFETDNGGSRIGSQAAFPDPAGDAYDDLVATLAALLERTYEAVVLEADAVVAEKMAFDPTLAREAGVPEGPKFGTLADGEPVTVDGTRIDPDRVRTRRTHRFEI
- a CDS encoding calcium/sodium antiporter codes for the protein MLSGTGLFLFLLVGGVVALYVGAELLVAGAGRLALGVGLRAATVGVTVIAFATTAPELFVATIGALDVSSDIGLGTVLGSNIANVGLVLGLAALVRPLTISETVMYRHVPFMVFAAALLVVLGLDGTIGQLEGVIFLLVLAGFTAYLVYAATVDSVPAAELPDGGRDIDVRDVSFVLGGLIALVLGSRWLIAGGSGLLFELGFSELFVGLTVLALGTSLPELAASVVGAIRGETGFAIGNVVGSNIYNVLAVLGIVAVITPISISPSTLRFELPALVVFTVVLVAMMGHGRRLSRLDGAALLVGYAVFIYLLFP